The proteins below are encoded in one region of Clostridium estertheticum:
- the wecB gene encoding non-hydrolyzing UDP-N-acetylglucosamine 2-epimerase: MKILTVVGARPQFIKAAAVSNVIRKEHEEILVHTGQHYDENMSKIFFEELNIPKPDYNLGVGSGGHGKQTGNMLIELEELYLKEKPDMVLVYGDTNSTLAGALCASKLLIPVAHIEAGLRSFNMTMPEEQNRILTDHISKYLFVPTASAIKNLSNEGVTSGVYNVGDVMYDATLNFSKLSKEKSKIMKELNLKQEEFILATIHRAENTNDINRLRNIIEALNESGQQVILPLHPRTKKYMDDYNLSFNKNIKIIDPVGYLDMISLEMHCRKIITDSGGVQKEAFFMNKPCITMRDETEWVETVENGWNIVVGTDKAKILDGILNFVPSKVKQNIFGDGHAAEKILEIINK; encoded by the coding sequence ATGAAAATATTAACAGTAGTAGGAGCAAGACCACAGTTTATAAAAGCAGCTGCAGTATCTAATGTTATCAGAAAAGAGCATGAGGAAATTTTAGTGCATACAGGCCAACATTATGATGAAAATATGTCGAAAATCTTTTTTGAGGAACTTAATATACCTAAACCTGATTATAATTTAGGAGTAGGTTCAGGTGGACATGGCAAGCAAACAGGAAATATGTTAATAGAACTTGAAGAACTTTACTTAAAGGAAAAACCAGATATGGTTTTGGTTTATGGAGACACGAACTCAACTTTAGCTGGTGCGCTTTGTGCAAGTAAATTACTTATTCCAGTAGCTCATATAGAAGCGGGACTTAGAAGCTTTAATATGACTATGCCAGAAGAGCAAAATAGAATTTTAACAGACCATATATCAAAATATTTATTTGTACCTACGGCTTCAGCTATTAAAAACCTTAGTAATGAAGGAGTTACGAGTGGTGTTTATAATGTAGGAGATGTAATGTATGATGCAACACTTAATTTTTCAAAACTTTCAAAAGAAAAATCAAAGATTATGAAAGAGCTGAATCTAAAACAGGAAGAATTTATATTAGCTACTATACATAGAGCAGAAAATACCAATGATATAAATAGGTTAAGAAATATAATTGAAGCATTAAATGAAAGTGGTCAGCAAGTAATACTACCATTACATCCAAGGACCAAAAAATATATGGACGATTATAATTTATCATTTAACAAAAATATAAAGATAATAGATCCAGTTGGGTACTTAGATATGATAAGTTTAGAAATGCACTGTAGAAAGATTATTACAGATAGTGGTGGAGTTCAAAAGGAAGCATTCTTCATGAATAAGCCTTGCATTACTATGAGAGATGAAACAGAATGGGTAGAAACAGTAGAAAATGGCTGGAATATTGTTGTTGGAACCGATAAGGCTAAGATATTAGATGGTATATTAAATTTCGTTCCGAGCAAAGTTAAACAAAATATTTTTGGTGATGGTCACGCTGCAGAGAAAATTTTAGAAATTATAAACAAATAG
- a CDS encoding glycosyltransferase family 4 protein, protein MRILFLTQYCPPEVGAPQNRIFEFAKKLKEFGHEVTILTALPNYPRGEIFDEYKGRGVVIEEIEGIKIVRTSIYATKSKQFTKRLRNYLSFTFSSVISGAKHIDKQDVIITESPPLFLGFSGFVLAKLKGAKFIFNISDLWPESAIKLGVLHNKLFIKMSVWLEEFCYKKAAAVTCQTQGIVDDIVNRGFDKNKIHLLTNGVDTKLFKKENRDEDFRREIGIENKFALCYAGIHGIAQGLEVIINAAEIVKNEENIQFIFVGDGPEKQGLINLVKEKELTNVTFLPLQPKTNMPKIVASMDAAIIPLKKLELFKGALPSKMFETLASEIPIILPVQGEAAKLINNANAGIVVEPENSKEIAEAVLKLYNDIELRNELGQNGRAYVMENYARENITKKLEKILMNL, encoded by the coding sequence ATGCGTATTTTATTTTTAACACAATATTGCCCTCCAGAAGTTGGGGCACCTCAAAATAGAATTTTTGAGTTTGCTAAAAAATTAAAAGAATTTGGTCATGAAGTTACAATATTAACAGCTTTACCTAACTACCCTAGGGGAGAAATCTTTGATGAGTACAAAGGCCGTGGAGTTGTTATCGAGGAAATCGAGGGTATAAAGATAGTTAGAACTAGTATTTATGCTACAAAATCTAAGCAGTTTACTAAAAGATTAAGGAATTATCTATCTTTTACTTTTTCATCAGTAATTAGTGGCGCTAAACATATAGATAAACAGGATGTAATAATAACAGAATCTCCACCACTGTTCCTTGGATTTTCAGGGTTTGTATTAGCTAAGCTTAAAGGAGCTAAATTTATTTTTAACATATCTGATTTATGGCCAGAATCAGCTATAAAATTAGGTGTGCTTCATAATAAGTTGTTCATAAAAATGTCTGTATGGCTAGAAGAATTCTGTTATAAAAAGGCTGCAGCTGTTACATGTCAAACACAAGGAATAGTTGATGACATAGTTAATAGAGGCTTCGATAAAAATAAAATACACCTTTTAACTAATGGAGTGGATACAAAGTTATTTAAAAAAGAAAACAGGGATGAAGACTTTAGACGTGAAATCGGAATAGAAAATAAATTTGCATTATGTTATGCTGGTATTCATGGAATAGCACAAGGACTTGAAGTTATAATAAATGCAGCGGAGATAGTAAAAAATGAAGAAAACATTCAATTTATTTTTGTTGGTGATGGTCCAGAAAAACAGGGTCTTATAAATTTGGTTAAAGAAAAAGAATTAACGAATGTTACATTTTTACCTCTTCAGCCAAAAACTAATATGCCTAAAATAGTAGCATCTATGGACGCCGCTATAATTCCTTTAAAGAAATTAGAGCTGTTTAAAGGTGCACTACCTTCAAAAATGTTTGAAACATTGGCCTCAGAGATACCAATTATTCTGCCTGTACAGGGTGAAGCTGCAAAGCTAATAAATAATGCAAATGCAGGAATAGTTGTGGAACCTGAAAATTCAAAAGAAATTGCAGAAGCGGTGTTAAAGTTATATAATGATATAGAACTTAGAAATGAATTAGGTCAAAATGGCAGAGCTTATGTTATGGAAAATTATGCTAGAGAAAATATAACAAAAAAACTTGAAAAAATATTGATGAATTTATAA
- a CDS encoding O-antigen ligase family protein: MKNKYSILYCLMCVYIVIMPLIQEGTNFKGIPVSDILLGIVAFVYFIKLICEKTTRERFIYGIRDLFSSTLSIFILILLGIMLLSTSYALEKSLALKESARFLTYVFIFFVIKYEFNTKKLVKNLLKCYIFTAGLLSIFGIIQHFTRIGLDKKFVVHYSGYSVVKIAATMFNPNAYAAFLILIIFPVVMLTIYEKNKKNKGMYGIISILLFVNIIMTYSRNAQVGVCIGAVVLCVIYSYKLIIAFGGIGISTLFMPSVLDRVRDLPNTAENESRIKLWKTAIMMIKDHPILGVGNGNFISRYDEYVSKYKGLSYNAYKRYPAHNSYLKVESELGIVGIASFLAVLVTSLIRVKKLFTITNDKFIKAFYMGAFASMIAFFFMNISDNLFFVPMATTYFWFLIATAESLLNSSEVN, from the coding sequence ATGAAAAATAAGTATAGTATTTTATATTGTTTAATGTGTGTATATATAGTAATAATGCCTTTGATTCAGGAAGGGACAAATTTTAAAGGAATACCTGTGAGCGACATTTTACTTGGTATAGTTGCATTTGTATATTTCATAAAGTTAATTTGCGAGAAGACTACGCGTGAAAGGTTTATTTATGGTATTAGAGATTTATTTAGTAGTACTTTAAGTATATTCATATTAATATTACTTGGAATAATGTTATTATCCACTTCATATGCATTAGAAAAATCATTAGCACTAAAAGAAAGTGCAAGATTTTTAACTTATGTGTTTATATTTTTTGTAATTAAATATGAGTTTAATACTAAAAAATTAGTGAAGAATTTATTGAAATGTTATATATTCACAGCAGGGCTTTTAAGCATTTTTGGTATAATCCAACATTTCACAAGGATTGGATTAGATAAAAAGTTTGTAGTTCATTATTCAGGATATAGTGTGGTTAAAATTGCAGCGACTATGTTTAATCCTAATGCCTATGCTGCCTTTCTTATTCTAATTATATTTCCAGTAGTAATGCTCACTATTTATGAGAAAAACAAAAAAAATAAAGGTATGTATGGGATAATATCAATTTTATTATTTGTAAATATAATAATGACTTATTCTAGGAATGCACAAGTTGGAGTTTGTATAGGTGCAGTGGTATTATGTGTAATTTACAGCTATAAGTTAATTATAGCTTTTGGTGGTATAGGGATTTCAACTTTATTTATGCCATCGGTCCTTGACAGAGTTCGAGATTTACCAAATACAGCGGAAAATGAATCTAGAATTAAATTGTGGAAAACGGCAATAATGATGATTAAAGATCATCCGATTCTCGGAGTTGGTAATGGTAACTTCATAAGTAGATATGATGAATATGTTAGTAAATATAAGGGGTTAAGCTATAACGCTTACAAAAGATATCCTGCTCATAATTCTTATTTGAAGGTTGAGAGTGAATTGGGTATAGTAGGAATAGCATCTTTTTTAGCAGTTTTAGTGACATCACTTATTAGAGTGAAGAAACTATTTACTATTACAAATGATAAATTTATAAAAGCTTTTTATATGGGAGCATTTGCTTCAATGATTGCATTTTTCTTTATGAATATATCAGATAATTTATTTTTTGTACCTATGGCTACAACATATTTTTGGTTTCTAATAGCTACAGCTGAAAGTTTATTAAATTCATCGGAAGTTAATTAA
- a CDS encoding sugar transferase — translation MITIDKKTHIENKKFQFALKRLMDIILSLIGIIILSPIYLIIIIAIKIDSKGGTIFRQIRVGKDGENFTIYKFRTMIVQAESKRKLDINPDDLENFVFQSKSDSRVTKVGNFLRRSSLDEIPQLFNVLFGNMSLVGPRPEIPEVVKYYPESYHQRLLVLPGITGLAQISGRGEIELGKTVTYDLNYIKDFSVILDIKIILLTVVSVFKKDGAF, via the coding sequence ATGATAACTATAGACAAGAAAACACACATTGAGAATAAAAAATTTCAATTCGCACTTAAGAGATTAATGGATATTATATTATCTTTAATAGGGATAATTATATTATCACCTATATATTTAATTATCATTATTGCTATCAAAATAGACTCAAAAGGTGGAACTATATTTAGACAAATTAGAGTTGGAAAAGATGGTGAGAACTTTACTATTTATAAATTTCGAACCATGATAGTTCAAGCTGAGAGTAAAAGAAAACTTGATATTAATCCAGATGACCTTGAAAATTTTGTATTTCAAAGTAAATCAGACAGTAGGGTGACTAAGGTAGGTAATTTTTTGAGACGTAGTAGTTTAGATGAGATACCTCAACTTTTTAATGTTTTGTTCGGTAATATGAGTCTTGTAGGACCTAGACCTGAAATACCAGAAGTAGTTAAGTATTATCCAGAAAGCTATCATCAGAGGCTTCTAGTTTTGCCAGGAATAACAGGACTTGCACAAATTAGTGGAAGAGGAGAAATAGAACTAGGAAAAACGGTAACTTATGATCTTAACTATATTAAGGACTTTTCAGTTATATTAGATATAAAAATAATCTTATTAACAGTGGTGTCTGTATTTAAGAAAGATGGTGCTTTTTAG
- a CDS encoding WecB/TagA/CpsF family glycosyltransferase, protein MITKILQYKIFNDNMGALFEAIDNFEKVHIISGNPEVLLSGLENTVLLHNFTSKNSIIIPDGIGTVICSKIVGKPVKEKIAGIEVMDNIVKKCEKDNEGIYLLGSTKETVDMCNINLRTKYRKLNILGSHDGYFELDNCEDILKEIEAVKPKVLFVAMGCPRQELFITKYMDRLPCKIFMGVGGSFDNIAGKVKRAPKWMINLGMEWLYRVIKEPFRIKRLSSIPKFIIMVIKYKNKQE, encoded by the coding sequence ATGATAACGAAAATTTTACAATATAAAATTTTTAATGATAATATGGGAGCTTTATTTGAGGCTATAGATAATTTTGAAAAAGTACATATTATTTCAGGAAACCCAGAAGTTCTCCTTAGTGGACTTGAAAATACTGTTTTGCTCCATAATTTTACAAGTAAAAATTCAATTATTATTCCAGATGGGATTGGAACAGTTATTTGTTCGAAAATTGTAGGAAAGCCTGTCAAAGAAAAAATTGCAGGTATAGAAGTCATGGATAATATAGTGAAAAAATGTGAAAAAGATAATGAAGGAATATATCTCTTAGGATCAACAAAAGAGACAGTGGATATGTGTAATATAAATTTACGAACTAAATATCGAAAGCTTAATATACTTGGTAGCCATGATGGATATTTTGAATTAGATAATTGTGAAGATATATTAAAAGAAATAGAAGCCGTAAAACCTAAAGTATTATTCGTTGCAATGGGATGTCCAAGGCAAGAATTATTTATAACAAAATATATGGACAGGCTTCCTTGTAAAATATTTATGGGAGTTGGGGGAAGTTTTGATAATATTGCGGGTAAGGTTAAACGCGCACCTAAATGGATGATAAACTTAGGAATGGAATGGTTATATAGAGTAATAAAAGAGCCATTTAGAATTAAGAGATTATCATCTATACCAAAATTTATTATAATGGTAATAAAATATAAAAACAAACAGGAGTAG
- a CDS encoding glycosyltransferase produces MSGNDNGGGGKHVLNICDKSNKKFQNIIACLGEGPLYLKAKELGVSYKLFSKKLYNMELVNFINHNSISIVNFHGAKPFLLHLILKSKLNVPTVAVVHSDFRYDFLNNKLKYFIFTPLSTRGLKSFKNYICVSNNLKSLLEDKKIEGKISVVNNGIDIKSCIIGNPAKDIRNSLKIKDNEFVYVMVARLHPIKNHKEVILAFKKLILEFHDVKLLLVGGGELDLELKNLVEELKLENEVIMVGNVFNPLDYINASNVSILASLSEGGAPPLTVLESGIVKKPLIYTQVGDLECILDDNSGYKIKDKDNVYIYMAMREAYLDKGYSNVKGENLHNIVINNFTIENFWEKYYEIYKNILKK; encoded by the coding sequence ATATCTGGTAATGACAATGGTGGTGGTGGAAAACATGTATTAAATATATGTGACAAATCAAACAAAAAATTTCAAAATATAATTGCTTGTCTTGGAGAAGGGCCATTATATTTGAAAGCTAAGGAATTGGGCGTTAGTTATAAGCTTTTTAGTAAGAAGCTTTACAATATGGAGCTTGTGAACTTTATAAATCACAATTCAATAAGTATAGTAAATTTCCATGGAGCCAAACCTTTCCTATTACATTTAATTTTAAAAAGTAAATTAAATGTGCCAACAGTAGCCGTAGTTCATAGTGATTTTAGATATGATTTTCTTAATAATAAGTTGAAATATTTTATATTTACACCTTTGAGTACTAGGGGATTAAAGAGTTTTAAAAATTATATTTGTGTATCAAATAACCTGAAGTCTTTACTTGAAGATAAAAAAATAGAAGGAAAGATTTCAGTTGTAAATAATGGTATAGACATAAAAAGTTGTATTATTGGGAACCCTGCAAAAGATATAAGGAATAGTTTGAAAATAAAAGATAATGAATTCGTATATGTTATGGTAGCAAGATTACATCCAATAAAAAACCACAAAGAAGTTATTTTAGCATTTAAAAAATTAATTCTTGAATTTCATGATGTGAAATTATTATTAGTTGGTGGTGGAGAGTTAGACTTGGAACTGAAAAATTTAGTAGAGGAATTAAAACTAGAAAATGAAGTTATTATGGTAGGAAATGTTTTTAATCCTTTAGACTACATAAATGCATCTAATGTTAGTATCCTAGCTTCTTTAAGTGAGGGTGGAGCACCGCCACTTACGGTATTAGAATCAGGAATTGTAAAGAAACCATTAATTTATACTCAGGTAGGAGACCTAGAGTGTATATTAGATGACAATAGTGGATATAAAATAAAAGATAAGGATAATGTTTATATTTACATGGCTATGAGAGAGGCCTATTTAGATAAGGGTTATTCAAATGTAAAAGGAGAAAATTTACATAATATCGTTATTAATAATTTCACTATAGAAAATTTCTGGGAAAAATATTATGAAATTTATAAAAATATATTAAAAAAATGA
- the murJ gene encoding murein biosynthesis integral membrane protein MurJ, producing the protein MKENKVLKSSMIVMIFVILGKVLAIVRDSLMLAKFGTTHSADIYVWCFGVVFLFTSLGYGLSTTIIPILTEYIETKELKERNRFVNNVTNTSMLLTIIITGVGILFSYYIVYYFANNLSNDPVMFNQTVKILKIMFLSVLFLTLQGVVAGVLQAHKEFSIPAAMAAAANLIYIIYLSLFVDKFGLTGFAITTVLAFFVQFIINVPKFKKLGYGYKFELNFRDKDLKKLFILMIPIIISTSTMQLNLFINRSFAMGLYEGATAVLDCANKVTLLTYEVFAVAVSMIIYPILSTFIVQNNHEEYKKSLVKSINIINLVMIPAALAIVILREPLISVLYLRGKFTLSDVKLVSEALVLYSPTMIAYGVRDILNRAFYSAKDTKTPMIYSMVGVVINVALSAILYKYMSVPGLTLSSSISATVITVMLLIKMNKKFPGIQFSSMIKTIEKISIASIIMGFVIYFMKKIFIINLISGFVLNLTILFVCAVIGSILYFALTYLLKIEETMYIWNIFKSKISKK; encoded by the coding sequence ATGAAAGAAAACAAAGTTTTAAAAAGTTCAATGATTGTAATGATTTTTGTAATACTTGGAAAGGTACTGGCTATAGTAAGAGATAGCTTAATGTTAGCTAAATTTGGAACTACCCATTCAGCAGACATATACGTATGGTGTTTTGGTGTAGTATTTCTTTTTACTAGTTTAGGGTATGGGCTTAGCACAACAATAATACCCATTCTTACAGAGTACATTGAGACAAAAGAATTAAAAGAACGAAATCGTTTTGTAAATAATGTAACTAATACTTCCATGTTATTAACTATAATTATTACGGGAGTTGGAATATTATTTTCATATTATATAGTTTATTATTTCGCTAATAACTTATCTAATGACCCAGTGATGTTTAATCAAACTGTAAAAATACTTAAGATTATGTTCTTATCAGTGTTATTTTTAACTCTACAAGGTGTTGTCGCAGGAGTACTTCAAGCTCACAAAGAATTTTCTATTCCAGCTGCAATGGCTGCTGCTGCAAACTTAATATATATAATTTATTTAAGCTTATTTGTAGATAAATTTGGTCTTACCGGATTTGCAATAACTACTGTTTTGGCTTTTTTCGTTCAATTTATAATTAATGTACCTAAGTTTAAGAAACTAGGATACGGGTATAAATTTGAATTGAATTTTCGCGATAAAGACTTAAAAAAACTATTTATATTAATGATTCCTATAATAATAAGCACTTCAACCATGCAACTTAATTTGTTTATTAATAGATCATTTGCCATGGGCTTATATGAAGGTGCAACTGCAGTTCTTGACTGTGCAAATAAGGTAACTCTACTTACTTATGAAGTTTTTGCTGTAGCAGTTTCTATGATAATATACCCAATACTCTCTACATTCATAGTTCAAAATAATCATGAGGAATACAAAAAATCTTTAGTTAAATCAATTAATATTATAAATCTAGTAATGATACCTGCGGCACTTGCAATAGTTATATTAAGAGAACCTTTAATTAGTGTACTATATTTAAGAGGAAAATTTACGCTAAGTGACGTAAAATTGGTTTCAGAGGCGTTAGTGCTATATTCTCCAACTATGATAGCTTATGGAGTGCGTGACATATTAAATAGGGCCTTTTACTCCGCTAAAGACACTAAAACACCTATGATTTATAGTATGGTGGGTGTAGTAATAAATGTTGCTTTAAGTGCTATTTTGTACAAATACATGTCAGTACCAGGACTTACACTTTCTTCATCAATCTCAGCTACAGTTATTACTGTAATGTTATTAATTAAGATGAATAAGAAATTTCCAGGGATCCAATTTAGTTCTATGATTAAGACAATAGAAAAAATATCTATAGCTTCTATAATTATGGGGTTTGTAATATATTTCATGAAAAAAATATTTATAATTAATTTAATATCAGGGTTTGTTTTGAATTTAACAATTTTATTTGTTTGTGCAGTTATAGGAAGTATATTATATTTTGCTTTAACATATCTTTTAAAAATCGAGGAAACTATGTATATATGGAATATATTTAAAAGCAAAATTTCGAAAAAATAA
- a CDS encoding nitroreductase family protein yields the protein MEFYDVVESRKSIKKFKTTPVNAEKLSRMIKAAMMSPSWKNKTSYKFILVDEKKELMEISKAIINKDNSASQSIIDAPMTAVVIADPDASGEVENKEYYLVDSAIAMEHFILSATNEGYGTCWIADINEDIIKTALSIPQNYKVVAITPIGEIAESKEHYDKKDVKDFVFSNTWDNAYTKNTK from the coding sequence ATGGAATTTTATGATGTAGTTGAGAGTAGAAAAAGTATTAAGAAATTTAAAACTACCCCAGTAAATGCAGAAAAGTTATCTAGAATGATTAAGGCAGCTATGATGTCACCATCATGGAAAAATAAGACTTCTTACAAATTTATATTAGTTGATGAGAAGAAGGAGCTTATGGAAATTTCAAAAGCAATAATAAACAAGGATAATTCAGCATCACAGTCAATAATCGATGCGCCAATGACAGCAGTTGTAATTGCGGACCCAGATGCTTCAGGTGAAGTAGAAAACAAAGAGTACTATTTAGTAGATAGTGCAATAGCTATGGAGCATTTTATTTTATCGGCTACTAATGAGGGGTATGGAACTTGTTGGATTGCTGATATTAATGAGGACATTATTAAAACAGCACTTTCAATTCCACAAAATTATAAGGTAGTTGCTATAACCCCAATTGGAGAAATTGCAGAGAGTAAAGAACATTATGATAAAAAAGATGTAAAAGATTTTGTATTTTCAAACACTTGGGATAATGCATATACTAAGAATACTAAATAG
- a CDS encoding DMT family transporter gives MEKTKGILYIILSASAFGIMPILAKLSYRGGANTYSTLFLRFLFAAIMLFYYLKTKGISMKLTKKQSILILIIGVFGFTLTTSSLYMSYNYIGIGMASMIFYIYPSIVTILAYMFYKEKIYFRKIISLIISLMGIYILIDKASVSFNIKGIILALIAAVLYSLYVLGASNKEFKNINSYVLTFYISCASATVMFIAAMSTSNFSIHISFYALVAILLIAFISTVVALMAFLEGVRLIGPSKASILSTIEPIVSLILGIIILGEPISSRIIIGSIMIVLSVVILTKK, from the coding sequence ATGGAGAAAACAAAAGGAATTCTATACATCATTTTATCAGCTAGTGCTTTTGGCATTATGCCAATACTTGCGAAACTGTCATATAGAGGAGGAGCAAATACATACAGCACATTGTTCCTTAGGTTTTTGTTTGCAGCAATTATGCTTTTTTATTACTTGAAAACGAAAGGTATATCTATGAAATTAACTAAAAAACAGTCCATTTTAATATTAATTATTGGTGTATTTGGATTTACACTTACAACTTCTAGTTTATACATGTCATATAATTATATAGGCATTGGAATGGCAAGTATGATTTTCTACATATATCCATCCATTGTCACTATATTAGCATATATGTTTTATAAAGAAAAAATATATTTTAGAAAAATTATTTCTTTGATTATATCTTTAATGGGTATTTATATTTTAATTGATAAGGCAAGTGTCAGTTTTAACATAAAAGGAATAATACTCGCATTAATAGCTGCAGTATTATATTCATTATATGTGCTAGGCGCTTCTAATAAAGAATTTAAGAATATTAATAGTTACGTATTAACCTTTTATATTTCGTGTGCATCTGCTACTGTGATGTTTATAGCTGCTATGAGCACTAGTAATTTTAGCATCCATATTTCTTTCTATGCACTTGTGGCAATTTTACTTATAGCATTTATATCTACGGTGGTAGCTTTAATGGCATTTTTGGAAGGGGTTAGACTAATAGGACCTTCTAAGGCTTCAATTCTAAGTACTATTGAGCCTATAGTTAGCTTAATACTAGGAATAATAATCTTAGGAGAGCCTATTTCATCTAGAATTATAATTGGGAGTATAATGATTGTTTTGTCAGTAGTGATATTAACAAAGAAATAA
- a CDS encoding cyclodeaminase/cyclohydrolase family protein: protein MLDQKTVREFINELGSNSPVPGGGSVAALAASLASGLGSMVFNLTIGKKVYNEYSDEEKILISKTLDACLKYQSKFLELMNKDKEAFLILMSAFKLPKESDDDKKVRSAKIKEGYLGALEVPLNVAEEAYKIYEYVMVAAKLGNKNAISDAGVSVLMLQASIESAILNVKINLSSIKDEIYKEKVKKRCYELVENGRIKRDEILTIVDESL from the coding sequence ATGTTAGATCAAAAAACTGTAAGAGAATTTATTAATGAATTAGGTTCAAATTCACCTGTACCAGGAGGTGGAAGTGTTGCAGCACTTGCAGCATCTTTAGCCAGTGGGTTAGGTTCTATGGTGTTTAATTTAACTATAGGTAAGAAGGTATACAATGAATATAGTGATGAGGAAAAAATACTTATTTCTAAAACTCTAGATGCATGTCTTAAATATCAGAGTAAATTTTTAGAACTAATGAACAAAGACAAGGAGGCCTTTTTAATACTGATGTCAGCTTTTAAACTTCCAAAGGAAAGCGATGATGATAAGAAAGTAAGAAGTGCTAAAATAAAAGAAGGATATTTAGGGGCTTTAGAAGTTCCCTTAAATGTAGCAGAGGAAGCATATAAAATATACGAGTATGTGATGGTAGCAGCTAAGTTAGGTAACAAAAATGCGATTTCTGATGCTGGGGTATCAGTTTTAATGCTTCAAGCATCTATTGAAAGTGCAATTTTAAATGTTAAAATAAATCTTTCTAGTATTAAAGATGAAATTTACAAAGAAAAAGTTAAAAAACGTTGTTATGAATTAGTTGAAAACGGAAGAATAAAACGAGATGAAATATTAACTATTGTTGATGAGAGTTTGTAG